In Treponema primitia ZAS-2, a genomic segment contains:
- a CDS encoding DUF6884 domain-containing protein has protein sequence MKIVLLSCVKTQNNYKTKAKYLYHGSYFEKAYEYANILKPDRIFIISSKYGVLESDDEIEPYNVELRSKSISDRKLWSKNIIEQLETKCDINNDKFIILAFDKYIELFIDKINNKEIPMSGLPIGKKLKWLNKELYKA, from the coding sequence ATGAAAATTGTTTTGTTGTCTTGTGTTAAAACTCAGAATAACTATAAAACAAAAGCGAAATATTTATATCACGGATCATATTTTGAAAAAGCTTATGAATATGCAAATATTTTAAAACCAGATCGTATTTTTATTATCTCCTCAAAATATGGTGTTTTAGAAAGTGATGATGAAATTGAACCATACAATGTTGAATTAAGATCAAAGAGCATAAGTGACAGAAAATTATGGAGTAAAAATATTATTGAGCAATTAGAAACAAAGTGCGATATTAATAATGATAAATTTATAATACTAGCATTTGATAAATATATTGAATTATTTATAGATAAAATTAATAATAAGGAAATTCCTATGTCTGGTTTACCAATTGGTAAAAAATTGAAATGGTTAAATAAAGAATTATATAAAGCATGA